CGGCTTCGAGCCGCTCGGCACGGGCTTCTGACTGGTCGAGTTCCTGGGCTAGACGGCTGCGGTCAGCATTCATGCGCTGTACCTCTTCCTCGGCTTCGGCGAAATCGCCTTCCTTGTCCAGCCGCAGGTCCACCGCTTGTTCAAGCGTACTGAGTGCCTTTTCCAGCCGTTCGAGGACCTGCCTGAGGGTCGTTTCGGGTGCCATCCATATCCTTTCCAATGCCAGATCACAGACATCGAATCGCGCCTGCCGGACGGGCATCTTTGAAAAGACTGTAATAATCGACCGCCCGATAAGCAACAAATGACGAGCCAGACTGGCCGTTCATGCACCGTTATCAGCGCAAAAAAGGCTTTTCAGTGATTGTCAGCCCATAAATTGCCCGCATTACCCAATCAATCGCAGACTGTTTATTGCCGATAAGCCATCGTTTTGTTGACTCCTCGGTAGCAGGTGCTATGTGTCCCAAAGCCTTCTGTCGCGCGAGCATCTACAGAATTTAATCGGTTTAAATTGATTAAATCGTTTAGTATAAGGAGCTCGTGCTTCAGTCCCGAGGCATCGCCGCAACCCCGTTAAAACCACTCTGGAAAGACGGCTGAGACAATGACGAATTCCGACAAGCAAAACCAGCTGGCCAACGCCATCCGCTTTCTCTCGATCGATGCGGTCGAGAAGGCTAATTCAGGCCACCCAGGCCTGCCTATGGGCGCAGCCGACATAGCAACGACTCTTTACACCCGTTTCCTGTCGCACGACCCGCAGAATCCGCATTGGCCGGATCGCGACCGTTTCGTGCTTTCTGCAGGTCACGGCTCGATGCTTCTTTATTCGCTGCTCTTCCTCTCGGGCTACGAAGACATCACCCTTGATGAAATCAAGAATTTCCGCCAGCTCGGCGCACGCACCGCAGGTCATCCTGAATACGGTCATGCCGCTGGTATCGAAACCACAACTGGTCCGCTTGGACAGGGCATTGCCAATGCTGTTGGCATGGCGCTTTCCGAGCGCGTACTGAATGCACAGTTCGGCGACAGCCTCGTTGACCACTACACCTATGCGATCGTTGGTGACGGCTGCCTCATGGAAGGCATCAGCCAGGAAGCCCTGTCGCTGGCAGGTCACCTGAAGCTCAATAAGCTGATCGTTCTTTGGGATGACAACAACATCTCCATCGACGGCCCGATCTCGCTGTCCGACAACACCGACCAGCCTGCACGTTTCGCCGCTTCCGGCTGGAACACGCTTGCTGTTGACGGTCATGATCAGGACGCGATTGCCAAGGCAATTGAACTTGCCAAGGTTTCAGACAAGCCGACCTTCATCGCCTGCAAGACCACCATTGGTTTTGGTTCGCCAAACCGCGCTGGCACCAACAAAGTCCACGGTTCGCCACTCGGTGCAGAAGAAATCGCTGCAACGCGCAAGGCACTCGGCTGGACTTCTGAACCTTTCGTCGTTCCTGCTGAAGTTCTCGACGCATGGCGCGTTGCTGGCCTCAATGCTGCGAAGAAGCGTCTGGAATGGGAAAAGCGTCTTGCTGCGGCTAACGCAGAAACCCGCGCTGAATTCGAACGTCGTATGCGTGGCGACCTGCCTGCAAACTTCGATGACGCGATCAACGAATACAAGAAGAAGCTTTCCGCAGAAAAGCCAAAGGTTGCGACCCGTAAGTCGTCCGAAATGGCTCTGGAAGTGATCAACGGCGTTGTGCCTGAAACCCTGGGCGGCTCTGCCGACCTGACCGGTTCCAACAACACCAAGACCAGCCAGACCAAGGCTGTTACGC
The Ochrobactrum sp. BTU1 DNA segment above includes these coding regions:
- a CDS encoding DUF4164 domain-containing protein, producing MAPETTLRQVLERLEKALSTLEQAVDLRLDKEGDFAEAEEEVQRMNADRSRLAQELDQSEARAERLEAANREVSRRLVTAMETIRAVLDR
- the tkt gene encoding transketolase; amino-acid sequence: MTNSDKQNQLANAIRFLSIDAVEKANSGHPGLPMGAADIATTLYTRFLSHDPQNPHWPDRDRFVLSAGHGSMLLYSLLFLSGYEDITLDEIKNFRQLGARTAGHPEYGHAAGIETTTGPLGQGIANAVGMALSERVLNAQFGDSLVDHYTYAIVGDGCLMEGISQEALSLAGHLKLNKLIVLWDDNNISIDGPISLSDNTDQPARFAASGWNTLAVDGHDQDAIAKAIELAKVSDKPTFIACKTTIGFGSPNRAGTNKVHGSPLGAEEIAATRKALGWTSEPFVVPAEVLDAWRVAGLNAAKKRLEWEKRLAAANAETRAEFERRMRGDLPANFDDAINEYKKKLSAEKPKVATRKSSEMALEVINGVVPETLGGSADLTGSNNTKTSQTKAVTPENYGGRYIHYGIREHGMAAAMNGITLHGGLIPYSGTFMCFSDYCRPAMRLSSLMGIRVVYVMTHDSIGLGEDGPTHQPVEHLAALRAIPNHNVFRPADAVEVAECWQIALHSKGTPSTLALTRQNLPVVRTEHREENLSAFGAYELAAASGDAKVSIFATGSEVEIALKARDLLEAKGIATRVVSVPCFELFEEQSDAYKQATLGDAPVKVAIEAALALGWERFIGENGIFIGMKGFGASGEINDLYKHFGITAEHAAEAAEKKLNAAA